In the Sinorhizobium arboris LMG 14919 genome, one interval contains:
- the tatC gene encoding twin-arginine translocase subunit TatC, with protein MSGDIEDRPQPLMEHLIELRTRLMWAVGAFFGAFLVCFYFAKQLFNLLVLPFKWAVSWAGLSHRNVELIYTAPQEFFFTQIKVAMFGALVIAFPVIASQVYKFVAPGLYKNERAAFLPFLIASPVLFLIGGALVYFFFTPMVMWFFLAMEQGGGEGQVAIQLLPKVSEYLSLIMSLVFAFGLVFQLPVITTLLARVGFVTAQGLAEKRKYAIVIAFVVAAVLTPPDPVSQIGLALPAILLYEISIYTARLVERRRAAEALEREAASEQESSSETADPAKG; from the coding sequence ATGAGCGGCGATATCGAGGACCGGCCGCAGCCGCTTATGGAACATCTTATCGAACTGCGCACGCGGTTGATGTGGGCGGTAGGGGCGTTTTTTGGGGCGTTCCTCGTCTGCTTCTATTTTGCCAAGCAGCTGTTCAATCTCCTTGTTCTGCCGTTCAAATGGGCAGTGAGCTGGGCCGGGCTCAGCCACCGCAACGTCGAACTCATCTATACGGCGCCGCAGGAATTCTTCTTCACGCAGATCAAAGTCGCGATGTTCGGTGCCCTGGTCATCGCATTTCCAGTCATCGCCTCGCAGGTCTACAAGTTCGTCGCGCCCGGTCTCTACAAGAACGAACGCGCGGCCTTCCTGCCGTTCCTGATCGCTTCGCCGGTCCTGTTCCTGATCGGCGGCGCGCTGGTCTACTTCTTCTTCACGCCCATGGTGATGTGGTTCTTCCTGGCCATGGAGCAGGGCGGCGGTGAGGGGCAGGTCGCAATCCAACTCCTGCCGAAGGTCTCCGAGTATCTCAGCCTTATCATGTCGCTGGTCTTCGCCTTCGGCCTGGTGTTCCAGTTGCCCGTCATCACGACCCTCCTGGCGCGTGTCGGCTTCGTCACCGCTCAGGGGCTCGCCGAAAAGCGGAAATACGCGATCGTGATCGCCTTCGTCGTTGCGGCGGTTCTGACCCCGCCGGATCCGGTTTCCCAGATCGGCCTTGCGCTGCCAGCCATCCTTCTCTACGAAATTTCAATCTACACGGCGCGACTCGTCGAAAGGCGAAGGGCTGCCGAGGCCCTCGAGCGTGAGGCTGCGTCTGAGCAGGAAAGCTCGTCCGAGACGGCTGACCCCGCCAAGGGCTGA
- a CDS encoding twin-arginine translocase TatA/TatE family subunit, producing the protein MGSFSIWHWLIVLAVVLLLFGRGKIPELMGDVAKGIKNFKKGMSDEDAASADKAIDGKTVDHKSDEVR; encoded by the coding sequence ATGGGTTCCTTTAGTATCTGGCATTGGCTGATCGTCCTTGCGGTGGTCCTGCTGCTGTTCGGCCGCGGCAAGATCCCGGAATTGATGGGTGACGTTGCCAAGGGCATCAAGAACTTCAAGAAAGGCATGAGCGACGAAGACGCCGCCTCGGCCGATAAAGCGATCGACGGCAAGACCGTCGACCACAAATCTGACGAAGTCCGCTGA
- the scpB gene encoding SMC-Scp complex subunit ScpB: MAEAQKFLPDSPDDEDYTEEFSFDPRLEREAERIAEALVFASAQPVSEAYIAGRLPRGIDVGGVMARLKNRYAGSGVNLVQVADHWAFRTAADLSFVVQTDEQEVRKLSRAALEVLAIIAYHQPVTRAEIEDIRGVQTSKGTLDVLMEAGWVRFRGRRRTPGRPVTFGTTRDFLDHFGLEEIRDLPGIDELKGAGLLSGRVPSNLNIPVPVGEDEFAENEDPITQMDLEELGLLTPKAEEDD; this comes from the coding sequence GTGGCTGAAGCCCAGAAATTCTTGCCGGACTCACCGGATGACGAGGACTACACCGAAGAATTCTCTTTTGATCCGAGGCTTGAGCGGGAGGCCGAGCGGATTGCCGAAGCGCTCGTTTTCGCCTCCGCTCAACCGGTTTCCGAAGCCTATATTGCCGGCCGGCTGCCGCGCGGCATCGACGTCGGAGGCGTTATGGCGCGGCTCAAGAACCGTTATGCGGGGAGCGGCGTCAACCTTGTTCAGGTCGCCGATCATTGGGCCTTCCGCACGGCCGCGGATCTCTCCTTTGTCGTTCAGACGGACGAGCAGGAGGTCCGCAAACTTTCGCGCGCGGCGCTGGAAGTGCTGGCGATCATCGCCTATCACCAGCCGGTGACGCGGGCCGAGATCGAGGATATCCGCGGCGTTCAGACCTCGAAAGGCACCCTCGACGTGTTGATGGAGGCAGGGTGGGTGCGGTTCCGCGGCCGCAGGCGCACGCCGGGGCGTCCGGTTACGTTCGGGACGACGCGAGACTTCCTCGATCACTTCGGTCTCGAGGAGATCCGCGATCTGCCGGGCATCGATGAGTTGAAGGGAGCCGGCCTGCTGTCCGGACGTGTCCCCTCCAACTTGAATATTCCGGTTCCGGTCGGCGAGGATGAGTTTGCCGAAAACGAAGATCCCATCACCCAGATGGACCTCGAAGAGCTGGGGCTCTTGACACCGAAGGCCGAAGAAGACGATTAA
- a CDS encoding segregation and condensation protein A, with the protein MSNPDERQGQPSAKAPIGPLWQDESARVGLHEDELVVDIAGFEGPLDLLLHLARSQRVDLSRISVLALAEQYIAFIERARSIRIELAADYLVMAAWLAYLKSRLLIPQPAKDEGPSGEEMASALAFRLKRLEAMRDAATKLVNRNRLGRDVFVRGAPEHIVTERKSDYDASLYDLLAAYATLRQRQAITQVTIEKRHVWSLGDARLILARMVGSLDDWTALDHFLIRYMTSPKERATAIASSFAASLEMVREGRLEIRQEGAFTPIYVRRGPNPIDAATLAEMEAARG; encoded by the coding sequence TTGAGCAATCCGGATGAAAGGCAAGGACAGCCTTCTGCGAAGGCGCCAATCGGGCCTCTATGGCAGGACGAGTCTGCCCGTGTCGGATTGCACGAGGACGAGCTCGTCGTCGACATCGCCGGCTTCGAAGGCCCGCTGGACCTCTTGCTGCACCTCGCACGCAGCCAGCGTGTCGATCTTTCCCGCATCTCGGTGCTGGCGCTGGCGGAGCAGTATATCGCCTTCATCGAGCGGGCTCGGTCCATTCGCATCGAGCTTGCCGCCGACTATCTCGTCATGGCGGCATGGCTTGCCTATCTCAAGTCGCGTCTCCTTATACCGCAGCCGGCAAAGGATGAAGGACCATCGGGCGAGGAAATGGCCTCGGCTCTTGCATTCCGCCTGAAGCGCCTCGAGGCTATGCGCGACGCCGCGACGAAACTTGTGAACAGGAATCGCCTCGGGCGGGACGTCTTCGTACGCGGCGCCCCCGAACACATCGTCACGGAGAGGAAATCCGACTATGACGCCTCGCTTTACGATCTGCTGGCAGCCTATGCGACGCTCAGGCAGCGCCAGGCGATAACGCAGGTGACGATCGAGAAGCGGCACGTCTGGTCGCTCGGCGACGCGCGTTTGATTCTGGCGAGGATGGTCGGCAGCCTTGACGACTGGACGGCGCTCGACCATTTCCTGATCCGCTACATGACGAGTCCGAAGGAGCGCGCGACGGCGATTGCGAGCTCCTTTGCGGCGTCGCTCGAAATGGTGCGCGAGGGGCGGTTGGAGATCCGTCAGGAGGGCGCTTTCACGCCGATCTATGTTCGGCGCGGGCCAAATCCGATCGATGCGGCAACCTTGGCGGAGATGGAGGCGGCGCGTGGCTGA
- the tatB gene encoding Sec-independent protein translocase protein TatB, translated as MLDIGWTELVVVAIVLIIVVGPKDLPPMLRAFGRMTSKMRGMASDFRRQFDEALREADLDDVRKTISDAQSLNPTTALRDAMNPLRQLGNEIKSDLQKITTPDRPSEPATPEPLADPVKTDTGGETAAKATDKVAAAAVSSASRQMDRAADAPKASGPKAVAKPRAPSKKASAPSPKNATGDAASKRPAARKAPKEAPAASKAKTRAVPRKKGDA; from the coding sequence ATGCTTGATATCGGCTGGACCGAGCTTGTTGTTGTTGCAATCGTCTTGATCATCGTCGTCGGTCCGAAGGACCTTCCGCCGATGCTGCGCGCTTTTGGACGGATGACGTCCAAGATGCGTGGAATGGCGTCTGATTTCCGGCGACAATTCGACGAGGCGCTGCGCGAAGCCGATCTTGACGATGTGCGCAAGACGATCAGCGATGCGCAAAGCCTCAATCCGACCACCGCGTTGCGGGATGCGATGAACCCGCTGCGGCAGCTCGGAAACGAGATCAAGTCCGATCTGCAGAAGATAACAACGCCCGACCGGCCGTCGGAGCCGGCAACGCCCGAACCGCTGGCCGACCCGGTGAAGACCGACACCGGCGGCGAAACGGCGGCAAAGGCTACGGACAAGGTGGCGGCGGCAGCGGTGAGCTCTGCATCAAGACAGATGGATCGTGCCGCCGACGCGCCGAAGGCGAGCGGACCGAAAGCTGTGGCCAAGCCCAGAGCGCCGTCGAAGAAGGCAAGCGCCCCGAGCCCGAAGAACGCCACCGGCGACGCGGCATCGAAGAGGCCGGCCGCTCGCAAAGCGCCGAAGGAAGCGCCGGCTGCGAGCAAGGCGAAGACGCGCGCGGTTCCGCGCAAGAAAGGTGATGCATGA
- the nagZ gene encoding beta-N-acetylhexosaminidase: MQYAFRMSESKAFISGCKGLTLTQEERDFFAGERPWGFILFGRNIGEEGQIRDLVASLRDSIGNARAPVLIDQEGGRVQRIRPPLVQQYPNGAAIGEIYRRDRELGLRAAWLMGRLHAFDLMRFGITVDCLPVLDVPVPGSHDVIGNRAYGHDPATVIAIGRAMSDGLKAGGMLPVMKHMPGHGRTFVDSHHSLPIVSAGLDELKRSDFLPFAAMKDEAMAMSAHMVFTAIDPDNPATTSAKVVREIIRGHIGFDGLLMSDDVSMNALAGDMAARAGGIIAAGLDLVLHCHGIMEEMMAVADVVPVLSGERLRRARAAEAAFREPDDAVEAALRAEFNAMFALA; the protein is encoded by the coding sequence ATGCAGTATGCTTTTCGCATGAGCGAATCAAAGGCATTTATCTCCGGCTGCAAGGGACTTACGCTGACGCAGGAAGAACGGGACTTCTTTGCGGGCGAGCGTCCTTGGGGCTTCATTCTCTTCGGACGCAATATCGGCGAGGAAGGGCAGATCCGCGACCTGGTGGCGAGCCTGCGCGACAGCATCGGCAACGCCCGCGCGCCGGTGCTGATCGACCAGGAGGGCGGTCGCGTCCAACGCATACGCCCGCCGCTCGTGCAGCAATACCCGAATGGCGCGGCGATCGGTGAAATCTATCGGCGGGACAGGGAACTCGGCCTGCGCGCCGCGTGGCTCATGGGGCGCCTGCACGCCTTCGACCTGATGCGCTTCGGCATTACGGTCGATTGCCTGCCCGTGCTCGATGTGCCGGTGCCCGGCAGCCATGACGTGATCGGCAATCGCGCCTATGGGCATGACCCGGCGACGGTGATTGCGATCGGGCGCGCGATGAGCGATGGCTTGAAGGCGGGCGGCATGTTGCCGGTGATGAAGCACATGCCCGGCCACGGCCGGACCTTCGTCGACTCGCACCACAGCCTGCCGATCGTCAGCGCCGGTCTCGATGAGTTGAAGCGCAGCGATTTTCTGCCCTTTGCGGCGATGAAGGACGAAGCGATGGCCATGTCGGCGCACATGGTCTTCACTGCGATCGATCCGGACAACCCCGCGACGACATCTGCAAAGGTCGTACGCGAGATCATTCGCGGCCATATCGGTTTCGACGGCCTGCTGATGTCCGATGACGTATCCATGAACGCGCTTGCCGGGGACATGGCTGCACGTGCCGGCGGAATAATCGCCGCCGGTCTTGATCTCGTCTTGCATTGTCATGGCATTATGGAAGAAATGATGGCCGTGGCAGATGTCGTTCCGGTTCTCTCCGGGGAGAGGCTCCGCCGGGCGAGGGCTGCCGAGGCGGCTTTCCGGGAACCGGACGACGCAGTCGAAGCTGCACTGCGCGCGGAGTTCAACGCAATGTTCGCGCTGGCCTAG
- a CDS encoding ABC transporter ATP-binding protein, whose translation MVSDARNGAVTMTRRSGVSFAANLAFENISHRYHSKDTIKGVTLKAEAGEVLCLLGPSGSGKTTLLRIAAGIEMQTGGRLLLNGQEISGPSIFVPPEKRGVGLMFQDFALFPHMTIRENVCFGLTELPKKKALMQADAALERVGLLHYAERYPHVLSGGEQQRVALARALAPRPAVLLMDEPFSGLDSRLKDSIRADTLAILRETRATAIVVTHDAEEAMRMADRIALLREGQLVQVGTADELYRRPCDLFTAGFFSEINVFDACVRDGRVETPLGVVAAGQYPEGQPLSVAVRLSGIQVNEEGGKIPARIVSRRFLGVVELLELAVPQSERTVRARIRADLLPQGLRDVTLSVNERDILVFEKDASTP comes from the coding sequence ATGGTTTCAGATGCGCGTAACGGCGCTGTCACGATGACGAGGCGCTCGGGAGTGTCGTTCGCAGCGAACCTGGCATTCGAGAATATCAGCCATCGCTACCATTCCAAGGATACGATCAAGGGTGTCACGCTCAAGGCGGAGGCCGGCGAAGTGCTCTGCTTGCTCGGACCTTCCGGCTCCGGCAAGACGACGCTATTGCGCATTGCCGCGGGCATCGAGATGCAGACGGGCGGACGGCTTCTGCTGAACGGACAGGAGATATCCGGTCCTTCCATTTTCGTTCCGCCGGAGAAGCGCGGCGTTGGCCTTATGTTCCAGGACTTCGCTTTATTCCCTCACATGACCATCCGTGAAAACGTCTGTTTCGGCTTGACCGAACTGCCGAAGAAGAAGGCACTGATGCAGGCCGATGCGGCGCTGGAGCGGGTCGGCCTTCTGCATTATGCGGAGCGGTATCCGCATGTGCTTTCGGGCGGCGAGCAGCAGCGCGTGGCGCTGGCCCGTGCGCTTGCGCCGCGGCCGGCGGTGCTACTGATGGACGAACCCTTTTCCGGTCTCGATTCACGGCTCAAGGATTCCATCCGCGCCGACACGCTCGCCATCCTGCGCGAGACGCGGGCCACCGCCATCGTCGTAACGCACGACGCCGAGGAAGCGATGCGCATGGCCGACCGGATCGCCCTTTTGAGGGAGGGGCAACTGGTGCAGGTCGGCACGGCGGACGAACTCTATCGCCGGCCTTGCGATCTGTTCACCGCCGGGTTCTTCTCAGAGATAAACGTCTTCGATGCGTGCGTGCGGGACGGTCGTGTCGAAACGCCGCTGGGGGTGGTGGCCGCAGGGCAGTATCCGGAGGGGCAGCCGCTGAGTGTGGCCGTGCGCCTCTCCGGCATCCAGGTCAATGAGGAAGGCGGGAAAATCCCCGCGCGCATCGTATCCCGGCGCTTCCTGGGCGTCGTGGAGCTTTTGGAACTCGCGGTGCCGCAGTCCGAGCGCACGGTTCGGGCCCGCATCCGTGCCGATTTGCTGCCGCAAGGATTGCGTGACGTCACGCTTTCCGTTAACGAGCGCGACATATTGGTGTTTGAAAAAGACGCATCAACACCTTAG